One genomic segment of Pedobacter endophyticus includes these proteins:
- a CDS encoding outer membrane beta-barrel family protein, whose translation MLLPILSKPFLIISFILLCWFGNIRGQYSITGEVLDNKNLPVAYTKISVVRLSDSSTVASSMTTLDGKYKLQVNNMGEYFVSLISWSYKNSRVPVSIRELNTIIPAIHLEPSEVNLKEVSIKANRPLYERQIDRVAVNIGNQNTLVSGSVLEVLEKLPGVKVDRQTSSLSLNGKEEVGIMLEGKIVNIPLSSLIQMLNTMEAGNIKQIELITNPPAKYEAGNAGGLINILLNKRTTDGTNGAYTTALGFGDFDKQRLAVNWNTRKKALNFFGDLSYNRDRSYRRFENYKTITTNASNYSSAIVSSRFPTSANYSGRLGLDFSLNDKTTLGSSIYGLLNTWDQHVKSRGNIYYRPDSIVNLGIFNSENSKKTLFTGNVNLAYKIDKKSNLDVDLDYLYFYNKNPNFYENTYADAANKEILKDVFTSEKRTPVNIWAARTDYGVQVNKNMKLEAGYKVTLTSLDNLVSVARLLGQEYVPDPAMSGRSHLNEIIHAFYGSAKWNINKNTTMNVGLRYENSDTHLTIIEQKQVVNRNLGRVFPTLFLSRTLNANSTLLLSYGKRISRPTYNDLAPFILFLDPTTLYNGNISLKPSLSDVYTLTYNFKRYSITTEFINTIDPIFRFQPVLSEDNRQVFMPINLKNNKIYSALLYIPVRLSDWWQIDNSLQGVLQSTQLLSRGRLSDSYYRIKSTQNFMLSKQYYIQVFGSYQSARLTGASRTSPSNKIDVSIDKKWLASNDRLQLSISNILSDRYHVTSINEGNPNFSALTDYRYESRIVRLTYTHTFGNIKLEVQRKINKAIDEIEERVIK comes from the coding sequence ATGTTGCTCCCAATTCTATCAAAACCTTTTCTGATCATTTCATTTATCCTACTTTGCTGGTTTGGCAATATACGGGGTCAATATAGCATAACTGGTGAAGTGTTGGATAATAAAAATCTGCCGGTAGCCTATACAAAAATCTCCGTTGTCAGGCTCTCAGATTCCTCCACAGTCGCCTCTTCAATGACTACGCTGGATGGTAAATATAAATTACAGGTTAATAATATGGGGGAGTATTTTGTTTCTTTAATTTCATGGTCTTACAAGAATAGCAGGGTTCCTGTTTCAATTAGAGAATTAAACACAATCATTCCAGCTATTCACCTGGAACCTAGTGAAGTCAACTTGAAAGAGGTAAGTATAAAAGCAAACAGGCCGCTTTATGAACGACAAATTGATCGCGTAGCCGTCAATATTGGTAATCAAAATACATTAGTTTCCGGAAGTGTCCTTGAGGTTTTAGAAAAGCTACCTGGGGTAAAGGTTGATCGTCAAACTTCTTCCCTTTCGTTGAATGGAAAAGAAGAGGTTGGAATTATGCTGGAAGGAAAAATTGTCAATATCCCTTTAAGCTCACTGATACAGATGCTGAATACAATGGAGGCTGGAAACATTAAGCAGATTGAGTTGATTACCAATCCACCTGCAAAATATGAAGCTGGAAATGCAGGTGGGCTGATCAATATTCTGCTGAACAAAAGGACTACCGATGGTACTAATGGTGCATATACTACGGCATTAGGCTTTGGTGATTTTGACAAGCAGCGGTTGGCAGTAAACTGGAATACAAGAAAAAAAGCACTCAATTTTTTTGGCGACTTATCTTATAATCGGGACCGTTCCTATAGGCGTTTTGAGAATTATAAAACAATCACCACGAATGCAAGTAATTATTCAAGCGCAATCGTTTCAAGCAGATTTCCTACAAGTGCTAACTATTCTGGAAGACTTGGTCTGGATTTCAGTTTAAATGATAAAACAACTTTAGGAAGTAGCATTTATGGGCTTCTGAATACATGGGATCAGCATGTAAAGAGTAGAGGGAATATCTATTATCGACCTGATTCCATCGTGAATTTAGGCATTTTTAATTCAGAAAACAGCAAGAAAACTTTGTTTACTGGTAATGTAAATTTAGCGTATAAAATCGATAAAAAATCAAATCTGGATGTCGATCTGGACTATTTGTATTTTTATAATAAAAACCCCAATTTCTATGAGAACACCTATGCTGATGCTGCAAATAAGGAGATTCTAAAGGACGTTTTTACTTCTGAGAAGAGAACGCCTGTAAATATTTGGGCAGCAAGGACCGACTATGGTGTTCAGGTCAATAAAAATATGAAACTGGAAGCGGGATATAAAGTTACCCTTACCTCATTGGATAATCTCGTTAGTGTGGCACGATTACTCGGTCAGGAATACGTGCCTGACCCAGCGATGAGTGGACGCTCTCATTTGAATGAAATTATTCATGCCTTTTATGGTTCAGCGAAATGGAATATTAATAAAAACACAACTATGAACGTTGGATTGCGTTATGAAAATTCGGATACTCATTTAACTATTATTGAACAAAAACAAGTTGTGAACCGAAATTTGGGAAGGGTATTTCCGACCTTGTTTTTGTCAAGGACATTGAATGCTAACAGCACTTTGTTGTTATCGTATGGCAAAAGAATCAGCAGGCCGACTTATAACGATCTTGCTCCGTTCATTTTGTTTTTAGATCCTACAACCCTTTATAATGGAAATATATCCCTGAAGCCTTCATTAAGTGATGTATATACGTTGACGTACAATTTTAAAAGATACTCGATCACTACTGAATTCATAAATACAATTGATCCGATATTTAGATTTCAACCTGTTCTCTCTGAGGATAACAGGCAGGTTTTTATGCCAATCAACCTTAAAAATAATAAAATATATTCAGCATTGTTGTATATACCTGTGAGGCTGTCTGATTGGTGGCAGATCGATAATTCCTTACAGGGTGTATTACAATCTACTCAGCTTTTAAGCAGAGGACGCTTATCAGATTCATACTATAGAATTAAAAGCACTCAGAATTTCATGCTGTCAAAACAATACTATATTCAGGTATTTGGTTCCTACCAGTCTGCCAGACTCACAGGTGCTTCAAGGACAAGTCCTTCCAATAAAATTGATGTGTCAATTGATAAAAAATGGTTGGCTTCAAATGATCGTTTGCAACTTAGTATCAGCAATATTCTTTCAGACCGTTATCATGTAACATCAATAAATGAAGGGAATCCGAATTTTTCTGCTTTAACCGATTATAGGTATGAGTCAAGAATAGTCAGGCTAACTTACACCCATACTTTCGGAAATATCAAACTGGAAGTGCAACGAAAAATTAACAAGGCTATTGACGAGATAGAAGAACGTGTAATTAAATAA
- a CDS encoding peptidogalycan biosysnthesis protein, producing the protein MTELNIVNNSLSAFCADKPKTESWNLHVATNNFTLTLDYLHLYNKQDINTFFYTGSVKGEIIFICLISILKIRIAGFPIAIAMFGAPKTNGKAFWHSENHISYSTFVKQILQTLKKQYKFYVVILREFYGTADQPLMAKNQDMGFLNHHALVKSYLNIASFASFEDYFNALPSKKRNYFRSVMKCKQDSAVSVGLYELTPELVDLIYPLYQKTNAKAKENRTAAVNRSVFSALCDSKIKTKVITYNLQNKIAAFGLMFFNSREVKCLFTGFDYRFTKTHNLWYQIMLESIRFAIDQRCLHIDMGSSSASMKDKFQAGHEDVYISVLLKNPVLTAIFKKPVAHLLNKFLRPTK; encoded by the coding sequence ATGACAGAGTTGAATATTGTGAATAACAGCTTGTCTGCTTTTTGTGCGGATAAGCCTAAGACAGAGAGTTGGAATCTCCATGTGGCAACGAATAATTTTACATTAACACTCGACTATCTTCACTTGTATAATAAGCAGGATATTAATACATTTTTCTATACTGGATCTGTAAAAGGGGAGATTATCTTTATTTGTTTAATATCAATTTTGAAGATCAGAATTGCCGGGTTTCCAATCGCCATAGCTATGTTTGGAGCTCCTAAAACAAATGGAAAAGCGTTCTGGCACAGTGAAAATCATATTTCTTATAGCACCTTTGTAAAGCAAATTCTGCAGACCTTGAAGAAGCAGTATAAATTTTACGTAGTTATTTTACGTGAATTTTATGGTACAGCAGATCAACCATTGATGGCCAAAAACCAAGACATGGGGTTTTTAAATCATCATGCATTAGTGAAGAGCTATCTGAATATAGCTTCTTTTGCCTCATTTGAAGATTATTTCAATGCATTACCCTCAAAAAAACGTAATTATTTTAGAAGTGTAATGAAATGTAAGCAAGATTCTGCGGTGAGTGTTGGGCTCTATGAACTAACTCCAGAATTAGTCGATCTGATTTATCCTCTATATCAGAAAACTAATGCGAAAGCTAAAGAAAACAGAACAGCAGCGGTTAACCGATCTGTATTTTCTGCACTGTGTGACAGTAAAATCAAAACTAAGGTTATTACTTATAACCTACAAAATAAGATTGCTGCATTCGGTCTGATGTTCTTCAATAGTCGGGAAGTGAAATGTTTGTTCACAGGATTCGATTACAGGTTTACTAAAACGCACAATCTTTGGTATCAGATTATGCTTGAATCGATTCGTTTTGCCATTGACCAAAGATGTCTCCATATTGATATGGGATCTTCCTCTGCATCGATGAAGGATAAGTTTCAGGCCGGGCATGAAGATGTATATATATCAGTGCTTCTTAAAAATCCAGTACTAACCGCAATCTTTAAAAAGCCTGTTGCACATCTTTTAAATAAGTTTCTTAGACCCACAAAATAA
- a CDS encoding cyclic peptide export ABC transporter, with protein sequence MRDPIISKLNFIKVFLLGTISSSLTLGFISLVNLLINKQVNDKALVFELKYCLFLIVLIGLYALTRIYFSFSTIKLSQHLFWKLRVEVVRIMSDANFNDFKRHSHKITACLISDVSILTQSAEHCIYFLTSLLTMILCMAYLAYLSILLFILTLIVIVSGAFIYRISFKRNQFFLKAARNEEEQFVSLLDSLINGFKEISLDRHKKTILGQVKLEQIAERSIGLNIKAFTGISLNQLTGQILFFTLILSVLMFFNNRFGLPMATSINFVFILLFLRSAIETTMALLPGLYQANIAYKRVVDLRDTFSTIFNDHPITKKEVFDNFSRIKVQDLKYTYPTSVCQENGFGIGPIDLEIGRGNVYFIYGGNGSGKTTFMLLLLGLLKPGTGQVYVDDVLIGFDNIGVFKMLFGAVFSDYYLFDQVFNPEVDPIQVQEYLTIFELNDKVGWQDNVFTTRGLSMGQRKRLALVCVLLENKPIVVLDEWAADQDPYFRKKFYEEIIPLLKRKGFTIIAITHDDKYYYFTDYIYKMQEGKLIRVTHENPNFIAL encoded by the coding sequence ATGAGAGACCCTATTATATCAAAGCTAAATTTCATCAAAGTTTTTTTGTTGGGCACAATCTCAAGTAGCTTGACTTTGGGCTTTATCAGTTTGGTTAACCTGTTGATCAACAAACAAGTTAATGATAAAGCTTTAGTCTTTGAATTAAAGTACTGTCTTTTTTTGATTGTACTTATCGGTTTATATGCCCTAACGCGAATCTATTTCTCATTTTCAACCATTAAGCTTTCACAACATTTGTTTTGGAAGCTTAGAGTAGAGGTCGTTAGAATAATGTCTGATGCCAACTTCAACGACTTTAAAAGGCATTCCCATAAAATTACAGCATGCTTAATTAGTGACGTTTCGATTTTGACACAATCTGCCGAACATTGCATCTATTTTCTTACTTCCCTTTTGACCATGATTCTTTGCATGGCCTATCTTGCCTACCTCAGTATATTGTTGTTCATTCTTACCTTAATAGTCATCGTATCAGGAGCTTTTATTTATCGTATTTCATTCAAGAGAAATCAGTTTTTTCTAAAAGCCGCAAGAAATGAAGAAGAGCAGTTTGTAAGTCTATTGGATTCATTAATAAATGGGTTCAAGGAAATATCTTTGGATCGGCATAAAAAGACTATCCTGGGGCAAGTTAAATTAGAACAAATTGCGGAAAGGTCTATTGGCTTGAACATTAAAGCTTTTACCGGAATTTCTCTTAATCAGCTGACGGGACAGATTCTTTTCTTTACGCTCATACTATCAGTTTTGATGTTTTTCAATAATAGGTTCGGTCTGCCAATGGCCACATCAATTAATTTTGTTTTTATACTCCTGTTTCTGCGTAGTGCAATTGAAACGACTATGGCACTCTTACCAGGGCTATACCAGGCAAATATTGCATACAAGCGTGTTGTAGATTTACGCGATACATTTAGCACCATATTCAATGATCATCCAATTACCAAAAAGGAGGTTTTTGATAATTTTTCCAGGATCAAAGTTCAGGATCTAAAGTACACTTATCCAACCAGCGTTTGCCAGGAAAATGGTTTTGGCATTGGACCGATTGACCTTGAGATCGGGCGGGGGAATGTGTATTTTATTTATGGAGGCAATGGAAGCGGAAAAACCACTTTTATGTTGCTTTTATTAGGCCTACTGAAGCCAGGTACTGGTCAGGTATATGTCGATGATGTGTTGATTGGATTCGATAATATTGGGGTTTTTAAAATGTTGTTCGGAGCCGTTTTTAGTGATTATTATCTCTTTGATCAAGTATTTAATCCTGAGGTTGACCCAATCCAGGTACAGGAGTATCTGACTATCTTTGAATTAAATGATAAGGTGGGATGGCAAGATAATGTATTTACCACCAGAGGTTTATCAATGGGACAAAGGAAACGGTTAGCTTTAGTTTGTGTGTTATTAGAGAATAAACCTATTGTAGTTTTGGATGAATGGGCAGCCGATCAGGACCCTTATTTCAGGAAAAAATTTTATGAAGAGATCATTCCTTTGCTTAAACGAAAAGGGTTCACCATAATCGCAATCACCCACGATGATAAATATTATTACTTTACTGACTACATATATAAAATGCAGGAAGGAAAGCTAATACGTGTTACTCATGAAAATCCCAATTTTATAGCTTTATGA
- a CDS encoding DUF3419 family protein, producing the protein MSPKYFKNLNYSLGDEDSRVEYNILEEDVNHVMGIAGSGGRMLPLLARSPKKLTCVDILDEQLFLTELRYEAIKYLDFEQYLAFLGYPPVFLLPDERRKIFDQLPLSEPARIYLEKVFVNAKWSEIIYTGQFEQTLIKLSKVNRLITGRKGQMLFETNSLPEQIAYLTDRFPRHRWDLVLRLLGNTSVLNSLLYKGDFPKKNIPGSHFKNFKRIFQSDIPPDGCK; encoded by the coding sequence ATGTCTCCAAAGTACTTTAAGAACTTAAACTACAGTTTGGGTGACGAAGATTCTAGAGTTGAATATAATATACTAGAGGAAGACGTAAACCATGTTATGGGTATAGCAGGCAGCGGAGGAAGAATGCTTCCTCTACTTGCACGCAGCCCCAAAAAATTAACTTGTGTAGATATTCTTGACGAACAATTGTTTCTGACAGAACTTCGGTATGAGGCGATAAAATATTTGGACTTTGAGCAGTATCTAGCCTTTTTGGGATACCCACCTGTATTTCTGCTTCCAGACGAACGACGGAAAATCTTTGATCAGCTTCCCCTTTCTGAGCCGGCCCGGATTTATCTTGAAAAGGTGTTTGTAAATGCTAAATGGTCAGAGATTATTTACACGGGTCAGTTTGAACAGACTCTGATTAAATTATCTAAGGTGAATCGTTTGATTACGGGTAGAAAGGGGCAAATGCTGTTTGAAACTAATAGCCTACCAGAACAGATAGCGTATTTAACTGATCGATTTCCAAGGCATAGATGGGATTTGGTTTTGCGCTTACTTGGAAATACTTCTGTATTAAATAGCCTGCTTTATAAAGGGGATTTTCCAAAGAAAAATATCCCGGGATCTCACTTTAAAAATTTTAAAAGAATTTTTCAATCAGATATTCCACCAGATGGATGTAAATAA
- a CDS encoding iron-containing redox enzyme family protein, with amino-acid sequence MEKSLTELRSKEFTALSELRDREWNKIIKNSKWCNFILNGEYDRRFYAIYLIETYHYVQHNPKHQALVATRFESMPSNYMKFCYEHAEEEAGHEMMAFHDLSNLGVTQDQDETNMPLPLSSTETFIGYLYRISKVGNPLRRLGYSFWAEDSYQYIQTLMQSVIEKLELNNKHTTFLVSHAAIDEDHAAEIENMIQKYCKTEDDWSSVQDVLITSLKLQSEMLDDIVEEYLKLQSDSSTRYSHLINQ; translated from the coding sequence ATGGAAAAATCATTAACAGAATTAAGGTCGAAAGAATTTACTGCTTTGTCTGAACTGCGGGATAGAGAATGGAATAAAATTATCAAGAACTCTAAGTGGTGTAATTTTATTCTGAATGGAGAATATGATCGGCGATTTTATGCTATATACTTAATTGAAACATATCATTATGTTCAGCATAATCCAAAGCATCAAGCATTGGTAGCTACAAGATTCGAATCAATGCCCTCCAATTATATGAAATTTTGCTATGAGCACGCAGAAGAGGAAGCAGGTCATGAAATGATGGCGTTCCATGACCTTTCAAACCTAGGTGTAACCCAAGATCAAGATGAAACAAATATGCCACTTCCACTATCCTCTACAGAAACATTCATTGGTTATTTATATAGAATCTCCAAAGTTGGAAACCCCCTTAGAAGATTGGGATATAGCTTTTGGGCAGAAGACTCCTATCAATATATTCAAACATTGATGCAATCTGTTATTGAAAAGCTGGAACTAAATAATAAGCACACGACCTTTCTGGTATCTCATGCTGCAATTGATGAAGATCATGCGGCAGAGATTGAAAATATGATTCAGAAGTATTGCAAAACTGAAGATGATTGGTCATCAGTACAGGACGTATTGATAACCAGTTTGAAACTTCAATCTGAGATGCTGGATGACATTGTGGAAGAATATTTAAAACTTCAGTCTGACAGTTCAACAAGATATAGTCACTTAATCAACCAATAG
- a CDS encoding helix-turn-helix domain-containing protein, translated as MDEEKIKLICTKIRLKRIEMGYSQEYMAYQLSISQNVYSQNERNIKNVPFYRVLLLVNILGLDISELINA; from the coding sequence ATGGATGAGGAAAAAATAAAATTAATTTGCACGAAAATTAGATTAAAAAGAATTGAGATGGGTTACAGCCAAGAATACATGGCTTACCAATTGAGCATATCTCAAAATGTTTATTCGCAAAATGAAAGAAATATTAAAAATGTTCCTTTCTATAGGGTTTTACTGCTTGTTAATATCTTAGGGCTTGATATCTCAGAATTGATTAATGCTTAG
- a CDS encoding carboxypeptidase-like regulatory domain-containing protein: MRSIFFFKVFSIGFACFGQTHLQGKVVNSETTLGVPFATVTYKNVTGQRRVIYTDSVGKFSIKTALSDLIISCVGYETINYDIEQGNDDVTIQSSPVSVQFQSVNVSAKPKKRIRLGYFKDQELTGPVGFGNYVGPSGERANYVAQFVPNKTRDSTLLITKLLYNLVNDVRVVNRSKLTLATNCTTNRLRPFI, from the coding sequence ATGAGGTCTATTTTTTTCTTTAAAGTTTTTTCCATTGGTTTCGCTTGCTTTGGTCAAACACACCTACAGGGGAAAGTAGTGAATAGCGAAACCACGTTGGGCGTTCCATTTGCTACGGTAACGTATAAAAACGTGACTGGGCAGCGGCGAGTAATTTACACTGATAGCGTAGGTAAATTCAGCATAAAAACTGCATTATCGGACCTTATAATCAGCTGTGTTGGCTACGAAACGATAAATTACGATATTGAGCAGGGCAACGACGATGTTACGATTCAGTCATCACCGGTAAGCGTTCAATTTCAGTCCGTTAATGTTAGTGCTAAACCTAAAAAAAGAATACGATTAGGGTACTTTAAAGATCAGGAGTTAACGGGTCCTGTAGGTTTTGGAAACTACGTTGGGCCCAGTGGCGAACGGGCTAATTATGTAGCGCAGTTTGTTCCAAACAAAACCCGCGACTCAACATTGTTAATTACGAAATTGTTGTATAACCTAGTGAACGATGTTAGAGTTGTAAACCGCTCCAAATTGACGCTGGCAACCAATTGTACAACGAATCGCCTGCGTCCATTTATTTAG
- a CDS encoding glutamine--tRNA ligase/YqeY domain fusion protein, with the protein MSEEKSLNFIEEIVENDLNSGKYDTLVTRFPPEPNGYLHIGHAKAICLNFGLTQKYGGYTNLRFDDTNPVTEKTEYVNSQQEDIKWLGFNWKNELYASDYFDELYAFAVKLIEKGLAYVDESSADEIAALKGTPTEPGQDSPFRNRSVEENLDLFTRMKNGEFADGAYILRAKIDMASPNMLMRDPIIYRIKHAEHHRTGNKWCIYPMYDFAHGQSDSIEHITHSICTLEYVSHRELYDWFIEKLEIFPSKQYEFARLNLTSTVMSKRKLLQLVNENLVSGWDDPRMPTISGLRRRGFTPKSVREFCERIGIAKRENLIELSLLEFCIREDLNKTANRVMAVLDPIKLVITNYDKGTEELIGENNPEAEDGGGTRVIPFSNELWIEREDFMEVPAKKWFRLAPGAMVRLKFAYIVKCEDFVKDENGNVTEIHCTYIPESKSGSDTSGINVKGTIHWVSAQHAKTAEIRLYDRLFTSETPDAEEGDFKEYLNPESLKVLSNAYIEPALAEADLDGRYQFIRKGYFCLDKDSTSDKLVFNRTVTLKDTFKKPN; encoded by the coding sequence ATGAGTGAAGAGAAGTCATTGAACTTTATTGAAGAAATTGTTGAGAACGACTTAAATAGTGGCAAGTACGATACTTTGGTTACGCGTTTTCCGCCCGAACCGAATGGTTATTTACACATTGGCCACGCCAAAGCGATATGCCTAAATTTCGGACTGACACAAAAATACGGCGGCTATACGAACTTGCGTTTCGACGATACGAATCCGGTAACCGAAAAAACGGAGTACGTAAACAGCCAGCAGGAGGATATAAAATGGTTAGGCTTTAACTGGAAGAATGAGCTGTATGCATCTGATTATTTTGATGAGTTGTACGCTTTTGCGGTTAAATTGATAGAAAAAGGCCTGGCTTATGTTGATGAAAGCTCGGCTGATGAGATTGCGGCCTTAAAGGGAACGCCAACGGAGCCGGGACAGGATAGTCCGTTCAGAAACCGTAGCGTGGAAGAAAATCTGGATCTTTTTACCCGCATGAAAAATGGTGAGTTTGCTGATGGCGCTTATATTTTAAGGGCCAAAATTGACATGGCAAGCCCCAATATGCTGATGCGTGACCCGATTATTTATCGCATTAAACATGCTGAACATCACCGTACAGGCAACAAATGGTGTATTTACCCAATGTACGATTTTGCCCACGGTCAGAGCGATAGCATTGAGCACATTACGCACTCGATTTGTACGCTTGAATATGTTTCACACCGTGAACTGTATGATTGGTTTATCGAAAAACTGGAGATCTTTCCGTCGAAACAATATGAGTTTGCCCGTTTAAATTTAACGAGCACGGTAATGAGCAAGCGAAAATTGCTTCAACTGGTAAACGAGAATCTGGTAAGCGGTTGGGACGACCCACGGATGCCAACAATTTCGGGTTTACGCAGAAGAGGATTTACGCCGAAAAGCGTTCGCGAGTTTTGTGAACGTATCGGTATTGCTAAACGCGAAAACCTGATTGAGCTGAGTTTATTGGAGTTTTGTATTCGTGAGGATTTAAACAAGACAGCGAACCGTGTAATGGCGGTTTTAGATCCGATTAAATTGGTTATTACGAATTATGATAAGGGAACGGAAGAACTGATTGGCGAAAACAATCCGGAAGCCGAAGATGGGGGCGGCACGCGTGTGATTCCTTTTAGCAATGAGCTTTGGATTGAGCGGGAAGATTTTATGGAAGTGCCCGCAAAGAAATGGTTCCGTTTGGCCCCAGGTGCAATGGTTCGTTTGAAATTCGCTTACATTGTTAAATGTGAAGATTTCGTAAAGGACGAAAACGGAAACGTAACCGAAATACATTGTACTTATATACCTGAGTCGAAAAGCGGAAGTGATACGAGCGGCATAAACGTAAAAGGTACCATCCATTGGGTGAGTGCACAACATGCAAAAACCGCTGAAATACGGTTGTACGATCGTTTGTTTACCTCTGAAACGCCAGATGCGGAGGAAGGTGATTTTAAGGAATACTTAAATCCTGAAAGCTTAAAGGTTTTATCGAATGCTTACATTGAGCCGGCATTGGCAGAAGCTGATTTGGATGGACGCTACCAGTTTATTCGCAAAGGCTATTTCTGCCTGGATAAAGATTCGACGTCTGACAAATTGGTTTTCAACCGGACGGTAACGTTAAAGGATACTTTTAAGAAACCTAATTAA
- a CDS encoding cobalamin B12-binding domain-containing protein, with the protein MLKNRYIYINLIFDMGKILNRPIRVLVAKVGLDGHDRGAKVIATSLRDAGMEVIYTGLRQTPEMVVNTALQEDVDAIGISILSGAHMTVFPKIIHLMKEKQLDDVLLTGGGIIPEGDRTKLAELGVGELFPPGTTMASIVDYIKHWVTENRNF; encoded by the coding sequence ATGCTTAAAAATCGATACATTTACATCAACTTAATATTCGATATGGGCAAAATATTAAATCGGCCGATCCGTGTTTTAGTGGCCAAGGTGGGGCTCGATGGTCACGACAGGGGCGCTAAGGTAATCGCTACATCTTTGCGAGATGCAGGCATGGAGGTAATTTATACCGGGCTTCGGCAAACACCAGAAATGGTAGTAAATACCGCTCTGCAGGAAGATGTTGACGCCATCGGCATTTCTATCCTTTCGGGCGCACACATGACGGTGTTTCCAAAAATTATTCATTTGATGAAAGAAAAACAGCTCGATGATGTGCTGCTTACCGGCGGTGGGATTATCCCCGAAGGCGACCGCACAAAACTTGCTGAGTTGGGCGTTGGGGAATTATTTCCCCCTGGAACAACCATGGCGAGCATAGTTGATTATATTAAACATTGGGTTACAGAAAATAGAAATTTTTAA
- a CDS encoding enoyl-CoA hydratase/isomerase family protein: MTDQNLITAVRENILYITINREKALNALNKATLAELAEAITFANTTDEVRGVIITGSGEKAFVAGADIKEFSDYTGAQGEELARKGHELVFNAIENAKKPFIAAINGFALGGGLELAMACHIRVAAESAKLGLPEVSLGLIPGYGGTQRLTQLVGKGKAIEMIITANPITAHEAEKIGLVNYVVPQSDVIAKATEILNFVKKRAPLAVSAALKAVVASLNNEGYQVETTLFGECFETEDFKEGVAAFVNKRPSVFLGK; the protein is encoded by the coding sequence ATGACGGATCAAAATTTAATAACAGCGGTAAGAGAAAACATTCTTTACATCACCATTAATCGCGAAAAAGCATTGAACGCGTTAAATAAGGCTACATTGGCCGAGTTGGCAGAGGCCATAACGTTTGCCAATACCACAGATGAGGTGAGGGGCGTAATTATTACGGGCAGCGGCGAGAAGGCTTTTGTTGCGGGTGCCGACATTAAAGAATTTTCAGATTATACGGGAGCGCAGGGCGAAGAACTTGCCCGAAAAGGGCACGAACTGGTGTTTAACGCCATTGAAAACGCTAAAAAGCCATTTATTGCCGCCATTAATGGTTTCGCATTGGGCGGCGGGCTCGAGTTGGCCATGGCCTGTCATATCCGTGTGGCTGCCGAAAGCGCAAAACTAGGGCTCCCCGAAGTTTCGCTCGGCTTAATTCCGGGTTACGGCGGCACACAACGGTTAACGCAATTGGTTGGCAAGGGAAAAGCCATTGAGATGATTATCACCGCTAACCCGATAACTGCACACGAGGCAGAAAAAATTGGCCTGGTTAACTACGTAGTACCACAAAGTGATGTTATAGCTAAGGCAACAGAGATTTTAAACTTCGTAAAAAAACGAGCCCCGCTTGCCGTTAGCGCAGCATTAAAAGCCGTAGTTGCTTCATTAAATAATGAAGGCTATCAGGTAGAAACAACCTTGTTTGGGGAGTGTTTCGAGACTGAGGATTTTAAAGAGGGCGTTGCAGCATTCGTAAATAAAAGACCAAGTGTATTTCTCGGCAAATAG